In a genomic window of Pokkaliibacter sp. MBI-7:
- a CDS encoding CoA transferase, translated as MPTPFHFFLRNMWLAAGGDHVFLNQVQLIGKGQLASPFAVTELASGSIAAAGLAVAEWTQRRFDVRHQIHIDQRLASLWFATSLRPQGWQLPPAWDAIAGDYPCRDGWIRLHTNAAHHRHAALQVLGCAAERDTVAAAVAGWYGAELESAIVQAGGCAAQMRSTDDWAMHAQGTAVLQEPLLHRALHTHAHTQASRSALADKMADPSRPLAGIKVLDLTRILAGPVATRFLAGFGADVLRIDPPGWDEVSAAPEVTLGKRCARLDLRKPDDRQQLEQLLAEADVLIHGYRPEALEKLGLGTSKRRELNPALVDICLDAYGWTGPWSKRRGFDSLVQMSSGIAEAGMRLSGANRPQPLPVQALDHATGYLLATAAIRGLTDRLQHGVGCESRASLARTARLLVCVSTDEQAKPPIAAEQQDDLQPHLEHTYWGPARRLQVPLRFDPVSVLAENAEPLTMCWSFPAGPLGSANAEWVAVNLPSAPVTSL; from the coding sequence ATGCCGACTCCCTTTCACTTTTTCCTGCGGAACATGTGGCTGGCAGCAGGCGGCGATCACGTCTTTCTTAATCAGGTTCAACTCATCGGTAAAGGTCAGCTGGCCTCCCCTTTCGCGGTCACCGAGCTGGCCAGTGGTTCCATCGCTGCCGCAGGTCTTGCCGTTGCGGAGTGGACCCAGCGCCGCTTTGACGTTCGTCATCAGATACACATCGATCAGCGCCTGGCTTCTCTGTGGTTTGCCACCTCGCTGCGTCCGCAAGGATGGCAACTGCCGCCTGCCTGGGATGCTATTGCTGGTGATTACCCCTGCAGGGATGGCTGGATACGTTTGCATACCAACGCTGCCCATCATCGCCACGCCGCCTTGCAGGTACTGGGCTGCGCTGCCGAACGCGACACCGTGGCAGCTGCTGTCGCTGGCTGGTACGGCGCCGAGCTGGAAAGCGCCATAGTGCAGGCCGGTGGATGTGCGGCGCAGATGCGTTCGACCGATGACTGGGCAATGCACGCTCAGGGAACCGCCGTGCTGCAGGAACCGTTACTGCACCGGGCGCTGCATACTCATGCTCATACCCAGGCGTCCCGTTCAGCGCTGGCGGACAAGATGGCTGACCCCAGTCGTCCACTGGCGGGAATCAAAGTTCTGGACCTGACGCGCATTCTGGCCGGTCCTGTCGCCACTCGCTTTCTGGCCGGTTTCGGTGCCGATGTGCTGCGTATTGATCCGCCAGGCTGGGATGAGGTCAGCGCCGCGCCGGAGGTGACGCTGGGTAAACGTTGCGCACGTCTGGATTTGCGTAAGCCCGACGATCGTCAGCAGCTTGAGCAACTGCTGGCTGAGGCTGACGTACTGATCCACGGCTATCGACCCGAAGCGCTGGAAAAACTGGGTTTAGGCACCAGCAAGCGACGTGAGCTTAATCCTGCGCTGGTCGATATCTGTCTGGATGCCTATGGCTGGACAGGCCCCTGGAGTAAACGCCGGGGTTTCGACAGTCTGGTGCAGATGAGCAGCGGCATCGCCGAGGCAGGCATGCGCCTGTCAGGTGCAAATCGCCCTCAGCCGCTACCGGTGCAGGCGCTGGATCACGCTACCGGTTACCTGCTCGCCACGGCCGCCATTCGTGGGCTTACTGATCGACTGCAACACGGCGTTGGCTGTGAGTCGCGGGCATCACTGGCACGCACAGCCCGCCTTCTGGTCTGCGTCAGCACCGATGAGCAGGCCAAACCACCCATCGCTGCCGAGCAGCAGGATGACCTGCAACCGCACCTTGAGCATACGTATTGGGGCCCAGCCCGACGTCTGCAGGTCCCACTTCGGTTTGATCCGGTATCAGTGTTAGCTGAGAACGCTGAACCATTAACCATGTGCTGGAGCTTCCCGGCTGGGCCACTGGGCTCTGCTAATGCAGAATGGGTTGCCGTTAACCTGCCATCCGCTCCAGTAACCAGTCTCTGA
- a CDS encoding TetR family transcriptional regulator, translated as MPPRHSPQISSRKQPKQARSNELVATMLEAAIQVLQKEGAQRFTTARVAERAGVSIGSLYQYFPNKAAILFRLQHDEWQQTSELLRSLLQDTRQPPLQRLRALVQAFVRSECEEAEMRVALNDAAPLYRDAPEAQQARAAGENIVSTFMLEALPETTDRVRAIAAELIKSTLSASAKDFSESHRTDEEIITYADAMADMFCAYLCSIGCQQEAAIAAAPVA; from the coding sequence ATGCCCCCACGCCACAGCCCGCAGATTTCCTCACGTAAACAGCCTAAACAGGCCCGCTCCAACGAGCTGGTGGCCACCATGCTCGAAGCCGCTATTCAGGTTTTGCAGAAGGAAGGTGCCCAGCGATTTACCACGGCACGGGTAGCGGAACGGGCGGGTGTCAGTATCGGCTCGCTGTATCAGTATTTTCCCAACAAGGCCGCCATCCTGTTTCGTCTGCAGCACGATGAATGGCAGCAGACCAGCGAACTGCTGCGCAGCCTGCTGCAGGATACACGGCAACCGCCCTTGCAGCGTCTGCGGGCGCTGGTACAGGCGTTTGTCCGCTCAGAGTGTGAGGAAGCAGAAATGCGGGTCGCCCTGAATGATGCAGCGCCGCTCTACCGTGACGCGCCGGAAGCCCAGCAAGCCCGAGCCGCCGGGGAAAACATCGTCAGCACCTTCATGCTGGAAGCCCTGCCCGAAACCACCGACAGGGTACGAGCCATCGCCGCCGAGCTGATCAAATCCACCCTGAGTGCCAGCGCCAAAGACTTCTCGGAGAGCCACCGTACCGATGAGGAGATCATCACTTACGCTGATGCGATGGCGGATATGTTCTGTGCTTATTTATGCAGTATTGGCTGCCAGCAGGAGGCTGCTATTGCTGCTGCGCCCGTCGCCTGA
- a CDS encoding O-methyltransferase: MTTLTTSPVAALLTRLFRQAEASAAELEHLVAAIPEAEQARLIQSKTEYRDLYGQLRDFPLAVSPETGQLLYMLARSSNARSIVEFGTSFAISTLHLAAALRDNGGGRLITCEFEPSKVEQARRNLQEGGVLDLVDIREGDALHTLRHDLPEQIDLLLLDGAKGLYPDILAMLESRLRPGALIIADNADYSPDYLARVRNVTAGYLSVPFADDVELSMRIG; this comes from the coding sequence ATGACGACCCTCACTACATCCCCTGTTGCAGCTCTGCTGACACGCCTGTTTCGTCAGGCCGAGGCCAGCGCCGCTGAGCTTGAGCACCTTGTCGCTGCCATTCCTGAAGCGGAGCAGGCGCGGCTGATACAGAGCAAAACCGAATATCGTGACCTTTATGGCCAGCTCAGGGATTTCCCTCTGGCGGTATCACCCGAAACCGGGCAGCTGCTGTACATGCTGGCACGTAGCAGCAATGCCCGCAGCATTGTCGAGTTTGGCACTTCCTTTGCCATTTCCACCCTGCATCTGGCTGCCGCCCTGCGTGACAACGGTGGCGGCAGGCTGATTACCTGCGAGTTTGAACCTTCCAAGGTCGAACAGGCGCGGCGCAATCTGCAGGAAGGAGGCGTGCTGGATCTGGTGGACATTCGCGAAGGTGATGCCCTGCACACCCTGCGTCACGATCTGCCTGAACAGATCGACCTGTTATTGCTGGACGGCGCCAAGGGGCTGTATCCCGACATTCTCGCCATGCTGGAAAGCCGGCTACGCCCCGGTGCGCTGATCATCGCCGACAATGCCGATTACAGCCCTGACTATCTGGCACGGGTGCGCAATGTCACCGCGGGCTACCTGTCGGTGCCCTTTGCCGATGATGTCGAGCTGTCGATGCGTATTGGCTGA
- a CDS encoding aldehyde dehydrogenase (NADP(+)), producing MTTPSSAQPTLTGAMFIGARRVAGQRAAIHAINPATDEILQPAYGGGNSADVDHACQLAAQAFTSYRKTSLHQRAAFLEQMAEQILALGDELIVRAMAETGLPRARLEGERGRTVGQLRLFAEVVRAGDWLDVRIDPALPERTPLPRADLRQRQVPLGPVAVFGASNFPLAFSVAGGDTASALAAGAPVVVKAHSAHPGTAELVAHGIRQAVRLCDLHEGVFSLLYGSGQEVGTALVAHPVIKAVGFTGSRAGGTALMQVAASRREPIPVYAEMSSINPVFLLPTALQQRADSLAQGFAGSLLMGAGQFCTNPGLVVAIEGDGLQRFIDGAQQALASSTPAIMLTPGICRAYSEGVSTLAAQPQIETLARGLEATGPNQCQAALFSTTAAAFLAEPDALGMEVFGSSSLLIRCRDEAEMLRIAEHLEGQLTATLQLQQGADSTLLSALLDILELKAGRILANGYPTGVEVCHAMVHGGPFPATSDSRTTSVGSAAIKRFLRPVCYQDIPDAALPEALQQANPLALRRMVNGGY from the coding sequence ATGACGACACCATCATCAGCTCAACCTACCCTGACCGGAGCCATGTTTATCGGTGCCCGGCGGGTAGCCGGGCAGCGGGCTGCCATCCATGCCATCAACCCGGCCACGGACGAAATACTGCAGCCCGCCTACGGGGGTGGTAACAGTGCCGATGTCGATCACGCCTGCCAGCTGGCTGCACAAGCCTTTACCAGCTATCGAAAGACCAGCCTGCACCAGCGTGCTGCTTTTCTTGAGCAGATGGCAGAACAGATTCTGGCACTGGGGGATGAGCTGATTGTTCGTGCCATGGCTGAGACTGGTTTGCCCCGCGCCCGCCTTGAAGGCGAACGGGGCCGTACCGTCGGGCAGTTGCGCCTGTTCGCTGAGGTGGTGCGCGCGGGTGACTGGCTGGATGTCCGTATCGATCCGGCACTGCCGGAGCGCACACCGCTGCCTCGCGCCGATTTGCGTCAGCGTCAGGTGCCGCTTGGGCCGGTCGCCGTGTTCGGTGCCAGTAACTTTCCACTGGCATTTTCCGTCGCAGGTGGCGATACCGCTTCTGCACTGGCAGCCGGTGCACCGGTGGTGGTCAAAGCACACTCCGCTCACCCCGGAACAGCAGAGCTGGTCGCTCATGGGATCCGTCAGGCGGTCCGCCTTTGTGATCTCCATGAGGGGGTGTTCTCCCTGCTGTACGGTTCAGGTCAGGAGGTCGGCACAGCGCTGGTTGCCCACCCTGTCATCAAGGCCGTTGGCTTTACCGGCTCCCGCGCAGGGGGCACTGCGCTAATGCAGGTGGCTGCGAGCCGCAGAGAGCCCATCCCCGTTTATGCAGAGATGAGCAGTATCAACCCGGTATTCCTGCTCCCGACTGCGTTACAGCAACGCGCCGATAGTCTGGCTCAGGGTTTCGCAGGTTCTCTGCTGATGGGCGCCGGGCAGTTCTGCACCAATCCCGGGCTGGTGGTAGCCATCGAAGGCGACGGCTTACAGCGCTTTATCGACGGTGCCCAGCAGGCGCTGGCCAGCAGTACGCCCGCCATCATGCTGACCCCCGGTATCTGCCGGGCTTACAGCGAAGGTGTCAGTACACTGGCGGCACAGCCTCAGATCGAGACCCTTGCCCGTGGTCTTGAAGCAACAGGGCCTAACCAGTGTCAGGCGGCACTGTTCAGTACCACAGCGGCAGCCTTTCTGGCTGAGCCGGATGCACTGGGGATGGAAGTATTCGGCTCCAGCTCGTTGCTGATCAGATGCCGGGATGAAGCGGAAATGCTCAGGATTGCTGAGCATCTTGAAGGGCAACTGACGGCTACCCTGCAACTGCAACAGGGTGCAGATAGCACCTTGCTGTCGGCCTTGCTGGATATTCTCGAACTCAAGGCCGGTCGTATTCTGGCTAACGGCTACCCTACCGGCGTCGAGGTCTGCCATGCCATGGTGCACGGCGGGCCATTCCCGGCGACCTCTGACAGCCGAACCACCTCGGTAGGTTCAGCGGCGATCAAACGTTTCCTGCGGCCGGTGTGTTATCAGGATATCCCTGATGCCGCTCTGCCCGAGGCTCTGCAGCAAGCGAATCCGCTGGCACTGCGGCGGATGGTGAACGGCGGGTACTAA
- a CDS encoding amidohydrolase family protein, giving the protein MTLSAISHSGEQPLIDCHHHFWALADIHYPWLSDQYDPHFFLGDYRRICRPVLPDELRATVPAGYRLIGTVHCEAEVERAQTLAETRWITGLAAQQGLPSAHVGWAPFGQEHCAAVLDAQCESPLFRGVRAKPITASRPQHRESVLNRPGSLQDAHWLSGLKLLQERGLSWDLRVPAWHLQEAAQALQGYPDLRVILNHTGLPWDRSPAGLEQWRAGLTALAANPNVCIKLSELGTPLQAWDRQQNLQLLCDAIRLFGPRRCLYASNFPVAGIQVSYADWLTMIEEAIALTAPKARDDILWRNACHWYRLSPADIT; this is encoded by the coding sequence ATGACCTTGTCTGCGATCAGCCATTCTGGCGAGCAACCTCTGATCGACTGCCACCATCATTTCTGGGCGCTGGCAGACATCCACTATCCCTGGCTGAGCGACCAGTATGATCCGCATTTCTTTCTTGGTGACTACCGCCGTATCTGTCGCCCGGTGCTGCCTGATGAGCTGCGTGCCACTGTTCCCGCTGGCTACCGCCTGATCGGCACCGTGCACTGTGAGGCAGAGGTGGAACGTGCGCAGACACTGGCAGAAACCCGTTGGATCACCGGGCTGGCCGCGCAGCAGGGCTTACCCAGCGCGCATGTCGGCTGGGCACCTTTTGGCCAGGAGCATTGTGCTGCGGTGCTTGATGCCCAGTGCGAGTCGCCGCTGTTTCGCGGAGTACGGGCCAAGCCCATTACAGCCAGCCGCCCCCAGCACAGGGAAAGTGTGCTGAACCGGCCGGGCAGCCTGCAGGATGCTCACTGGCTGTCAGGGTTAAAGCTGTTGCAGGAGCGCGGCCTGAGCTGGGATTTACGGGTGCCCGCCTGGCATCTGCAGGAAGCCGCTCAGGCCCTGCAGGGCTACCCTGATCTCAGGGTGATCCTCAATCACACCGGCTTGCCGTGGGACCGCAGCCCGGCGGGCCTTGAGCAGTGGCGCGCCGGGCTGACCGCGCTGGCCGCCAATCCGAACGTTTGCATCAAGCTGTCGGAGCTGGGTACGCCGCTGCAAGCGTGGGACAGACAACAGAACCTGCAGCTGTTGTGTGACGCCATCCGCCTGTTCGGGCCACGGCGTTGCCTGTATGCCAGCAATTTCCCGGTGGCGGGTATACAGGTCAGCTATGCCGACTGGCTGACAATGATTGAGGAGGCTATTGCCCTGACGGCCCCAAAGGCGCGGGACGACATTCTCTGGCGCAATGCCTGCCACTGGTATCGACTGTCGCCAGCTGACATCACCTGA
- a CDS encoding YncE family protein, translating into MATDVLLLNQKCAHTVSLYDVQSGKALKHIRLPNYPHEFVVDSKQEFAYVGHYGILGADCVGDQGGCSVFVIDLHKGEHVHTLSTWPFYRIHGLAMDQQDRLYAMSEGHSTLLIFDQPRNAVAADRAVPSGGYKTHLFALSRDGETAYGINLLSNTVTRIKPHDPVFAPVPMYPGRKPEGNCLSADETRLFVTNRLDNTLVAIDTESLQIVGTASTGEDPNRVYRDPTGRLLTTNYGESSLSVFDEQLNSLGTITLPHRPIAISFHPNGELAFVSFKGDQIGILDLHSGQFVRFFDTLAEPDVSCLLRLS; encoded by the coding sequence ATGGCTACCGATGTTCTGCTGCTCAATCAGAAATGTGCCCATACCGTCAGTCTTTATGACGTGCAGAGCGGCAAGGCGCTGAAGCATATTCGTCTGCCCAACTATCCCCACGAGTTTGTCGTCGACAGCAAACAGGAATTTGCCTACGTCGGCCATTACGGCATTCTCGGCGCTGATTGCGTCGGTGATCAGGGCGGCTGTTCAGTCTTCGTTATTGATCTGCACAAGGGTGAACATGTTCATACCTTGAGCACCTGGCCGTTTTACCGGATTCACGGGCTGGCCATGGATCAGCAGGATCGCCTGTATGCCATGAGCGAAGGGCATTCCACCCTGCTGATATTTGATCAGCCACGTAATGCCGTGGCTGCCGACCGGGCAGTGCCTTCGGGTGGTTACAAGACCCATCTGTTCGCCCTCAGCCGTGATGGCGAAACCGCTTACGGCATCAACCTGCTGAGCAATACCGTCACCAGGATCAAACCCCATGATCCGGTGTTTGCCCCCGTTCCCATGTACCCCGGCCGCAAGCCTGAAGGCAACTGCCTGTCCGCGGATGAGACACGGCTGTTTGTTACCAACCGTCTGGACAATACGCTGGTCGCCATCGACACCGAGAGCCTGCAGATTGTCGGTACAGCCAGCACAGGTGAAGACCCGAACCGGGTATATCGCGATCCGACCGGCCGCCTGCTGACAACCAACTACGGTGAAAGCTCACTGTCGGTGTTTGATGAGCAGCTCAACAGCCTCGGCACCATTACCTTGCCGCACCGCCCCATCGCCATCAGTTTCCACCCCAATGGTGAGCTGGCTTTTGTCTCATTCAAGGGAGATCAGATCGGCATTCTTGATCTGCACAGCGGCCAGTTCGTGCGCTTCTTCGATACCCTGGCAGAGCCCGATGTGTCGTGCCTGCTGCGGCTGTCCTGA
- a CDS encoding TRAP transporter substrate-binding protein, with protein sequence MKQQHSALRTLTFSSLALAIGLGMGVSAQAATVLKLAHAAPVTDTQQKAAEKFADLVKERTQGEVEVKIFGNGVLGNDQAMISGVRAGTIDMELSGNPNFAGLAPKLAVFDLPYIFGDRNQAYKVLDGKVGQDALTLLDNSGLKGLAYWEVGFRAMTNSKHPIRTPDDVKGLKMRTNSNKSLIQAFSLLGANPIPMPIGELYTALETGAVDAQDHPIGIVWSTKFYEVQKYLSLTNQAYTALIMVMNQDKFKSLSPAYQQAIVQSAQEAGQYQRELNQQQEQQIIKDLRSAGLEVEEHIDTAPFQAIVKPTWDSYIKDNGDDMLNAVLNAEKG encoded by the coding sequence ATGAAACAGCAGCACTCTGCCCTGCGCACCCTGACGTTCAGCAGTCTGGCGCTGGCCATTGGCCTCGGCATGGGCGTCAGCGCCCAGGCCGCCACCGTGCTGAAACTGGCCCATGCAGCGCCGGTGACAGATACCCAGCAGAAAGCGGCAGAAAAGTTTGCCGATCTGGTGAAGGAGCGCACTCAGGGAGAAGTGGAAGTAAAGATTTTTGGTAACGGGGTACTGGGCAATGATCAGGCGATGATTTCCGGGGTGCGAGCCGGAACCATCGACATGGAACTGTCCGGCAACCCCAACTTTGCCGGGCTGGCCCCCAAGCTGGCGGTGTTTGATTTGCCCTATATCTTCGGCGACCGCAATCAGGCCTATAAGGTACTGGACGGCAAGGTCGGGCAGGATGCCCTGACCCTGCTCGACAACAGCGGCCTGAAAGGGCTGGCTTACTGGGAAGTCGGCTTCCGCGCCATGACCAACTCCAAGCATCCGATCCGTACGCCGGATGATGTCAAAGGTCTGAAAATGCGCACCAACTCCAACAAGTCGCTGATTCAGGCCTTCTCATTACTGGGCGCCAACCCGATCCCCATGCCCATTGGCGAGCTTTATACCGCGCTGGAAACCGGCGCTGTGGATGCTCAGGACCACCCCATCGGCATCGTCTGGTCAACCAAGTTCTACGAAGTGCAGAAATACCTGTCGCTGACCAATCAGGCTTACACCGCGCTGATCATGGTGATGAATCAGGACAAGTTTAAATCGCTCAGTCCGGCCTACCAGCAGGCCATCGTCCAGTCCGCTCAGGAGGCCGGTCAGTATCAGCGTGAACTGAACCAGCAGCAGGAGCAGCAGATCATCAAGGATCTGCGCAGTGCTGGCCTTGAGGTAGAAGAGCACATTGATACCGCGCCCTTCCAGGCCATCGTCAAACCTACCTGGGACAGCTACATCAAGGATAACGGCGACGACATGCTGAATGCCGTGCTGAACGCCGAGAAAGGCTGA
- a CDS encoding TRAP transporter large permease subunit, protein MTIALFLGSLLGSIGLGLPIAFALLVSAVVLMLHLDLFNTQILAQNLVDGADSFTLLAIPFFLVAGEVMAQGGLSKRIVNLAMMFVGHRKGGLGFVAIFAAIVMASLSGSAVADAAALASILLPMMREANYPVGRSAGLLAAGGIIAPIIPPSIPLIIIGVAGGISITKLFLAGIVPGLLMGITLVFIWSMLTRREDIAVAPKASKRQRINALKDSVWALLLPVVIIGGIKTGIFTPTEAAVVAAVYAILISTLVYRELSARQMFEVLTKAARNTAVVMFLVASAMVASWLISVAQLPMMVADVLGPLTDSPRLLMLAIMGVVLLVGMVMDLTPTILVLTPILMPLVKLAGIDPVYFGIMMVLNCSIGLITPPVGNVLNVICGVGRIRFEEAVRGVAPFLLAYVGILLLFVIVPELVTVPAKWLAH, encoded by the coding sequence ATGACTATCGCCCTGTTTTTAGGCTCACTGCTGGGTTCCATCGGCCTTGGCCTGCCTATCGCCTTTGCCCTGCTGGTCAGCGCGGTGGTGCTGATGCTGCACCTTGACCTGTTCAACACCCAGATTCTGGCGCAGAACCTGGTGGACGGTGCCGACAGCTTTACCCTGCTGGCCATCCCCTTCTTTCTGGTAGCCGGTGAGGTGATGGCTCAGGGAGGGCTGTCTAAACGTATCGTCAATCTGGCGATGATGTTTGTTGGTCACAGAAAAGGCGGGCTGGGCTTTGTCGCCATCTTCGCCGCCATCGTCATGGCCAGTCTGTCAGGCTCTGCCGTCGCTGATGCCGCGGCACTGGCCAGTATCCTGCTGCCAATGATGCGCGAGGCCAACTACCCGGTCGGACGCTCTGCCGGTCTGCTGGCGGCAGGGGGCATTATTGCGCCGATCATTCCGCCCTCCATTCCGCTGATCATCATCGGCGTCGCCGGGGGGATCTCTATCACCAAGCTGTTCCTCGCCGGCATCGTTCCGGGTCTGCTGATGGGCATCACCCTGGTGTTTATCTGGTCGATGCTGACCCGCCGGGAAGACATCGCCGTCGCGCCAAAAGCCAGCAAGCGTCAGCGTATCAATGCCCTGAAAGACAGCGTCTGGGCCTTGCTGCTGCCGGTAGTGATTATCGGTGGTATCAAGACCGGCATTTTCACCCCTACTGAAGCGGCCGTAGTCGCAGCGGTCTACGCCATCCTGATTTCAACGCTGGTCTATCGCGAGCTGAGCGCCAGACAGATGTTCGAGGTGCTGACCAAAGCGGCACGCAATACCGCCGTGGTGATGTTTCTGGTGGCCTCGGCCATGGTCGCCTCCTGGCTGATCAGCGTGGCACAGCTGCCGATGATGGTCGCCGATGTGCTCGGTCCGCTGACAGACAGCCCGCGTCTGTTGATGCTGGCGATCATGGGCGTGGTGCTGCTGGTCGGCATGGTGATGGATCTGACCCCCACCATTCTGGTACTGACGCCCATCCTCATGCCGCTGGTGAAGCTGGCCGGCATCGACCCGGTGTACTTCGGCATCATGATGGTACTGAACTGCTCCATCGGTCTGATTACCCCGCCGGTGGGCAATGTGCTCAACGTTATCTGCGGTGTCGGTCGTATCCGGTTTGAGGAGGCGGTGCGCGGTGTCGCCCCCTTCCTGCTGGCCTACGTCGGCATTCTGCTGCTCTTCGTCATCGTGCCGGAGCTGGTGACCGTGCCCGCCAAATGGCTGGCCCATTGA
- a CDS encoding TRAP transporter small permease, with amino-acid sequence MLYFARLALRLEQFLNLLMAAGLTVMIVLVFINVVLRYGFNSGISITVELSRYLFVWLTFLGAVVALQKNEHLEVGTLVDMLPATLKKLVRIAALLMMLGCALMLMIGAYKQTVLNWSNLSPISEIPIGVFYLAGLVAGVLMSLQLLCRLIGQLLPESLLTQARCREVHP; translated from the coding sequence ATGCTGTATTTCGCTCGTCTGGCGTTACGCCTGGAACAATTCCTGAACCTGCTGATGGCAGCCGGTCTGACGGTGATGATCGTTCTGGTCTTCATCAATGTCGTCCTGCGCTACGGCTTCAACAGTGGCATTTCCATCACGGTCGAGCTGTCACGCTACCTCTTCGTCTGGCTGACCTTTCTTGGTGCCGTCGTTGCACTGCAAAAGAATGAACATCTGGAGGTTGGCACGCTGGTCGACATGCTGCCAGCAACGCTGAAGAAACTGGTGCGTATCGCCGCCCTGCTGATGATGCTGGGATGTGCCCTGATGCTGATGATCGGTGCCTACAAGCAGACCGTGCTGAACTGGAGCAACCTGTCGCCCATCAGCGAAATCCCTATTGGCGTGTTCTATCTGGCCGGTCTGGTGGCAGGGGTTCTGATGAGCCTGCAGCTGTTGTGCCGTCTGATAGGTCAGTTGTTGCCTGAATCCCTGCTTACCCAGGCACGCTGCCGGGAGGTACACCCATGA
- a CDS encoding TRAP transporter substrate-binding protein, which produces MSLTSPLHTGYPQAAVKRRHLPRFAPLMLAGSLLMASHGALALTAKLGTSLPETHPQTLGAKKFAELVKEKTHGEITIQVFPNAMLGNDVSMTSMAQAGTLEFTVPSTATLASLNDNFSIVSLPFQFDSEQQADKVLDGPAGKMLLDSLKAKQLDALDFWENGFRHITNSRRPINTLEDLQGLKVRTMQNNLYIDLFNDLKANAVPMPVNELFTALETGAVDGQENPYTVIYAQHFSDVQKYLSKTAHAYDALVLLASDNFMKQLTDAQRQAIHEAADEATVYERQTSRELNSKLLDELQQTMTVNDVPASERQRMRDALQPLTKRYTERLDPAVVSAFEQALASSRQQ; this is translated from the coding sequence ATGAGCCTTACCTCACCACTGCACACCGGCTACCCGCAAGCGGCGGTCAAGCGCAGGCACCTGCCCCGATTCGCTCCACTGATGCTGGCAGGCAGTCTGCTGATGGCCAGCCACGGCGCACTGGCACTGACTGCCAAGCTCGGCACCAGTCTGCCGGAAACCCATCCACAGACACTGGGGGCGAAGAAATTTGCCGAGCTGGTGAAAGAAAAGACCCATGGCGAAATCACCATTCAGGTGTTCCCCAATGCCATGCTCGGTAACGACGTCAGCATGACCTCCATGGCGCAGGCGGGCACGCTGGAGTTCACCGTCCCCTCCACCGCGACACTGGCCAGCCTCAACGACAACTTCAGTATCGTCAGCCTGCCGTTCCAGTTTGATTCCGAGCAGCAGGCTGACAAGGTACTGGATGGCCCCGCAGGCAAGATGCTGCTCGACAGCCTCAAGGCGAAACAGCTGGATGCGCTGGATTTCTGGGAAAACGGCTTCCGCCATATCACCAACTCCCGGCGCCCGATCAATACGCTGGAAGACTTGCAGGGGCTGAAAGTCCGCACCATGCAGAACAACCTCTACATCGATCTGTTCAATGATCTGAAAGCCAACGCCGTCCCCATGCCGGTCAATGAGCTGTTCACCGCGCTGGAAACCGGGGCCGTGGATGGTCAGGAAAACCCCTACACGGTGATCTATGCCCAGCATTTCAGCGATGTGCAGAAATACCTGTCGAAGACCGCCCATGCTTATGACGCGCTGGTACTGCTGGCTTCCGACAACTTCATGAAGCAGCTGACCGATGCCCAGCGGCAGGCCATTCATGAAGCGGCCGATGAAGCGACGGTCTATGAGCGCCAGACCAGCCGTGAACTGAACAGCAAGCTACTGGATGAACTCCAGCAAACCATGACCGTCAACGACGTCCCGGCCAGCGAACGTCAGCGCATGCGCGATGCTCTGCAGCCCCTGACCAAACGCTATACCGAGCGGCTGGACCCGGCCGTGGTCAGCGCCTTTGAGCAGGCGCTGGCCAGTTCCCGTCAGCAATGA